In Oceanispirochaeta sp., the genomic window GTTTTGAAATATAAGCCGGGGGCTGTAGTTTCCCTGGGGATTCTCAGGATTTGTGACAAAATCCTGGAAATGAAGCTGGAAGAGAGGATCAACCTATCGAACCTGGATGCAGAATATTCTTATCAGTCTGCCGAATTAGAAGCCGAGTCAGATTTTAATGACAAGGTTCAATCCCTGGAAGAACTGCTTCATAGCGGTGCTCTCACGCAGGGAGACCTGATTGAAACAATCCGCATGCAGCAGTATGAGATCGATAAACTTAAAAAAGAAAACAGATTTATAAAATCGAAGCTCCTAAAAGCTTCAGAATCGGGATTTCAAGTGTAATAAGGTATGAGTTTTGAATTCAGAGGAAAATTAAGTGTCCAGGTTGATGAAAAAAGACTGTCAGCCAAAATTCACTTTATACCAGACAACAGTACAGAGACTCAGAACCTGGAAAGTCTTCAGGCCCTCTTAAATAAAGAGGGTATTGTCTACGGAATTGACAATAAAAAACTGGAAGAAACAGCAGAAGAGTTCTCTGATGCCATGGAACCTTATCTGTCGGATATTGTCGCAACGGGTGAACCGGCTCAGGCAGGAGAGGGGCTGACATATGACTTTTCTCCCTTTCAATATCCTGAGAACCTTCAGAGTGTCGCATTGAAAATCCGGAACATGAATAAGGCTCCCGATATTTACCAGACCATCTCAGTCAAAGTCACTAAAGATAAGAGGGTTCGGGATAAGGGTCTTTTCAAGGGCGGGAAAGAAAGAATCATTGCCGTAGAAGAAGATGAGGAGAAGAAAATCCGGGTTGATATCTCTGCAGAAGTTCTTGAGATTGGATATTTCGAAGAGGGAGATGTCATCTGCAGGATGAGTTCTTCCACGGGTGAAGCAAAGAACGGCAAGGATATCAAAGGCAATGTTCTCATTCCACCCGATGTCATTGAAGGAGATTTCTGGCCCGGAAAATATATACGGAAAGAAAAATCTGAAATTCTTGCCGGGGAAACCGGATTTGTTCGAAAAGGGAAAAACTGGCTGGACTTGTTACCATTTAAGATTAATAGCTGGACCGTCCGTCTCGGGGAAAATAAAATAGATTGTCTTATCGATATCATCGCCGGCCATAAGGCGGCTCCCCCTCCTGTTTTAAAAGATGTCAAAGAGGCTGTTCGGGAATTGGGTTTTTCTGAGGAATCTCTGGTCAGTGATAAGAAAATCATTCAGTTTTTACTTAGCGGCTGCCGCAGTGAGGGGGCTCAATCCTACAGTTTGACAAAAGACAGGGATGGTTCATTCGATATTGAGATCAATTCCCTTTCAACAGAAGCTCAACTTCACCTGTATAAAGGAACAGGACATGGAAAAGCACTGGACATGAAACAGGCCTGGACTCGAGTCCTGGAGCTCAAAATTGCAAATTTTGAAGCTGAGAGGGTTAAAAAGGCAATTCTGGATTTTAATAGCTCTGAGAGTAAAGAAATTTCTATTTTTCTTGCAAGCGGTCAGTATCCCAGGCGTGGAGATGACCGGGAAATCTCCATTGAAGCTGAGTATCTACCCCCTGAGGAAGCAGAAGACATAAAAAACAGAATCAAGGATCTTAGGCTGCTGGCTCCCTCTTTTAAAGATTTTCCTGCTGAAAAGATAGAAAAGATGTCTCGCGTCAAAAAAGGCATGAAGCTTTTTCAACTGGGAAAACATAAAGGCGGCAAAGACGGTAAGGATATCTATGGGCATATCATCAAAGGCATTGAAGGAAATGATCCTATCCTGAATATTTATGAGAATATAATTATACAGGATGAGGTAGCCACATCAAAAATTGACGGGATTCTGGATTATGCCTGTGAAAATATGGTCTACTCCCTCAGGGTGAGGGAACACGATGATGCCAAAATAGTGGTGTCCCTATCGGATAACAGTATGACCGCCTATGTCTCTTTTCTCTCTCCCCAGGGTAGCGGCCACTATGTTACGACAGAGCGAATCAGGTCCGCCCTGGAAGAGAAAGGCATTGTCAAAGGAATTCTGGAAGAAGAAATTCAGAAGATCAGTGTTCTTGCGGAAGAGGGAAAGATTGTCACAGACCATCCAGTAGCCGAGGGAAAAATTCCCTACCAGGGAGAACAGGCCCTCAAATTTCTGGTTGACCTGGAGCCTGGAACGAAAAACAGCGTTTCCATTGATGAAGGAGATATCATTGCGGAATTGCAGCAGCAGGGTGATGGAGAAACGACAGGTTTTAATGTCCTGGGAGAACGGCTGTACAATGAAAATGACAAGGGAATAGAACAGGGAAATAATGTTCTTCAGGAAGAACAGGATGGTAAAATAATTTTAAAAGCCGGGGCCAAAGGTCTCCTTTGTATCGAAAATAACAGTCTCTTCATTAAAGAAAAACTATCCATCCGGGGAGATGTCTCAAGGTCAAGCGGAAGTGTTCAGTTTCCTGGATCCATAACCATTTCCGGTTCCGTATTGTCGGGAATATTTGTTAAAGCAGGTAAAGATCTGACTGTTCTGGAGGTCCTGGAAGCCTCTCTTCTTTCTGCAGGAGGGTCCATTCTGATAGGACAGGGAGTGAAGGGTGACCGGAAAGCTGTTCTTCGTGCGGGTGGAAATATTACCCTGGGTTTTGCAGAAGCAACAAATATTATGGTGAGTGGCGTCTTGACTGTCAAAAAGGCCTTGATGAACTGCATCGTCAAGTGTAACGGTCAAATTAAGTCAGACTCCGGCAATACCCGTATCATCGGTGGATTCCTGAAAGTCAAAAGCGGAATTTCCATCGGCTCTATCGGTTCTGAAAGGGAGACAAAAACCTTTATATCCTTTGGTCAGGATTACCTGGTGGAAGATCAGATCAATGTTGTGACAAAAGAGATTGAACAGATAAATCAGCAGCTTCCGGAAATCGAATCCCATCTGAGGATGGCAGAAGAAAAAAGAAATCATAAAAAACTGATGGCTCTCAGAAAGAAAAAGGTCCAGATGCTGAAAGTCCTCGAGAAGAAAGGGATTAAAAACTTTTTTCTCAAAGAAAAATTTGAGGTTCACTTTGATTCCATTATCAAGGTCAGTGATACAATTTTCCCTGGGGTTATCTTTGAAAGCCATGGGCGAATCTATGAAGTAAAAGAAAAACTCAGGTCTATCATGATATATTTTGAAAAAACAACGGGTAAGATTAGTTCAAAGCTCCTTTCCTGAATGAGGTAAAAATGCTGTATATATATTTTCCTGAATGGCTAAAACCTGAAATAATCCCCGGACTTCCTGTCCGCTGGTATGGTTTGATGTATCTTCTGGCATTCGGTGTAACCTATTTGATTTTTAAAAGACAGATAAAAGAAGAATCCCTGGATATCAGTGATGACGATGTGTCTAATCTGTTTTTTGCCGGGATTCTGGGATTGATCCTGGGAGCCCGTCTGATGTCCGCCTTGGTCTATGATACATCCGGAATTTACTGGAGTAAACCCTGGTTGATCTTCTGGCCTTTTATGAGCGGTCGGTTTGTCGGTCTTCAGGGGATGTCCTATCATGGAGGCCTTATAGGTGCTCTGGTGGGAGCCATGATCTTCTGCCGCAGGCATAAATGGTATTTTCCTGCATTGGCGGATAGGATTATCCTAGGGGTTCCCCTGGGATATACTTTCGGCCGACTTGGGAACTTCATCAACGGGGAGCTCTTCGGAAGAGTCACGACAAGCCGGGTCGGTATCGTTTTTCCCTATGCTGAACGATTTTCTCCCGCGGAAGATTGGGTTAAGGAAATGGCCCGGGTCATCGGGATGGATATCAGCGGAATGAGTGCTGTTAATCTGCCTCGCCATCCCTCTCAACTGTATGAAGCCTTTGGCGAAGGGATCCTGCTATGGTTTCTCCTGTGGTTTGTTATCAGGAAAAGTAAGAAATTTGAAGGAGCCCTGACGGGTTGGTATCTTATCGGATATGGTGTTGTTCGTTTCATTATCGAATACTTCCGGGAGCCTGACGCCGGTTTGGACTTTCCTCTCTTATGGGGAAATCCAGGTCCTAATTACGTCTTTTCATCCTTCTTCAATTTTACAACAGGACAGATCTTCTGCTTTGCCATGATACTGAGTGGATTGTTCTGTCTTGTTCTCTTTAGATGGAAGAGCCGCAAACGAGTAGGCTCCGGGCTGTTTTTATGATCAGAAAGGGGTTCCTCCTTCTTCTTTTAATTTTCATCTGTCAGAGCCTCAGTGCTGGGGAATGGCTTCTGGCAGACAGCGGAAGCTCGGTGTTTCTCCCTGAGGGATGGGGGATCTACGATCAGGATGAGCCGGGGCGTATTGCCTTTACCAACCCCGAGAACAGCATCAGATTCCAGGTCACTCTCTATCCCGGGAATACTTATGATTCTGATATGCGTATGATGGAAGATCATCTGTCAGCCCTGAATGTTCTGGAAGAGGAGCGCTCCCAATTTCTGTATCAGGGGAAGTCCTGTTCTCTGGCGGATATTCTCTTTAAATCCGGGGAGGCGCAGATCAGAGGCTGGTTTCTGTTTATCGACAGAGATGATTCTGACTATTATCTGACGGTGATCACAAACCCAGAGGATTATCAGACATCCCTGCCTTTGATTCTCTCCTGTCTTGATGGTTTTTCTGCGGATCAGGCCGGGAGGTGTGAACCGGGACCTGTGAGTGCCCTCATTTCTTCGGGTCAGGGGACGATGCAGGAGGATTTGCTGAGCTTTCAGGGGCAGAACCTGACATACTTGTGGAACCAGGGCCGAGAGGAAGCCAGCAGGCTCCTGGTGGAGCGGGAGGCATCCATTCTTTCCGGCTATAAGGAGCCTGAGCTCTTTGATGAGGCCTGGAAACGGTATTATCAGATGATATACAGGGATAGTGCTCCCGACCTGGAAGATCTGTCATCCCGCTTAAAGAAAAAACTCCACGTTCTGGATAACCGTGAAAAAGCAGAAACACTGCTTTCCTGGCTGCAGGATTTTGAATATGGCAGTACTGACCGTTTTTCCGACCTCCTGACGCCGACTGAATGCCTTCTCAAGGAACGAGGTGACTGCGATGCACTGGCTCTTGTATACATCATGCTCCTCAATCACATGGATATTCCCGCAGTTCTTATGGTTTCACGGAAATACAGCCATGCCCTGGCGGCAGTGGCTGTCGAAAAAGAGGGGGCACATTTTGCTCTGAATGGACAAAACTATGTGGTCGCTGAAATGACAAAAAAAGTCGATCTTGGACAGATAAGTGCGGACATGGCCGATTTGAGACATTGGGTTGTTGTACCCTTTTCAGGATATGAAAAAGGAATTCTGCCCCTGGATAGTAGTAATAATTGACTACCCCCTGTCTAAAAAAGGATACACATCCAAAAAAAGTGGAATGTATATATATTATGGAAATAACTAAAGACAACTATTGTAGGTAATTAACAAAAAATTTTAAAAATATATCTGTTTGGTATGAATATTGCATATATGTAAGCATATCAGGAGATAATACAATACATGGTTCCTATTTATAGAACGGTAGATACAAAAAGACTTTTTCTGGATACCATCCAGAGAGAATTTGTCAGAAAATCAATTCATTTAATGATTGCCCTTGTTCCCACTATGGCTGCATGGAATTATCAATTTACCGTCATCCTTCTTATTGTTGGAATCCTGGTGTACACATATGCCGAGTTTTTAAGAGGAAAAGGGCAGAGCGTTCCCATCATTTCTGAACTTACTGCATTAGCCTCCCGGGATAGAGACAAGGGTCATTTTGTCCTTGGACCTGTCACTCTCGGTATTGGCGCCTTGTCAGCACTTCTTCTGTATCCTCATCCTGCGGCAACCATAGCGATTTATGCTTTGGCTTTTGGAGATGGATTTTCCAGTCTGGCGGGGAAGCTCTTTGGTGGAAAAAAAATACCCTGGACCGGCGGAAAGACGGTGGCAGGGTCTTTGACCTGTTTCCTATCAGTTCTGACAGCAGGCCTTTTTTTGTCAGACCAGCTGTTGCCTGTTCTGATCATCGCTATTGGCGCAACCATCCTGGAAGCTCTTCCTTCCAAAGATCTTGATAATATTATAATCCCCATCGGTACCGGCCTGATTGCCGATTTTATCGCCTTCTAAATTTACCTAACTCCAGAGAAACAGTTTTCGACTCGTCCTCGTAAAGAGAATCGTTCCCGGAATGAGGCAGGCAAACCCTGGAATCATAAAGGGAGCATGGAGAAAAAAGAGCAGTTCATATCCCGTTATGACCAGAAGGCTGAGAAAGGCCAGACGGTAATATTCGATTCGTCCCTGGTGTTGTGCCGCTGCAATGTAATTCAGAACCGTTAATACTTCGAGAGTCGTGCAGAAGAGAGCCAGGTGCTTTTCTCTGGCGATTCTGTTAATGAGTGCCCCCGTGATGATGCTGGTGTTGACCGGAATCAATGAGGCAAGAGTAAAGGCTATCAGCATGGATATAAGCAGAACCATTCCAAATTTCTGGATCTGCAGGCCAGAGCTGAAAAGGGATGCCGCAAAGAGACAGGCCAGGCTTAGAATCCTGCTGAAATATATGATCCTTGTTGTCAGTCCTGATGCTGTTAAAAATGGAAACGGATTTTCCAGGAGAAATGGAATCCTGAAAATCTGGAGAGAAAAACAAAAAAGGAAGAGATAGAAAAAAGATAACTCGGCAGAAGGGTTTCTCTTAATCTGACGGGATATGATCAGTCCCGCCAGAAATGAGAAGATGAGCTGCCCTCCCAGGGAGATATATTTCAGCATTCCCGCTGTGGTGCTGTTTGAAAAAAGAGACCACCAAATCTGCTCCTCACTCCATGGTGTAGGAAATCCAGACCCTTTCGTGGCTATAAATAGGGCGACAAGGAGAAGCAGAAACAGAAATGAGAGATTTAAGAGTATCCGGACTATGTATTTTCTAAATATGAGGATCATATTCTCTATTAAACCGTAAATCTTCTAAAACGTCAAAATAAGAAAAATTTTCTCTAGAATATTTCTAAAAATTTTCTTTAGAATATTTCCAGACGTTCGATAATGTTATTGAGGTGAAATCATGAAGAAAAAGCTTCTAACCCTATCGGTTCTGATCCTGCTGATTTTAACAGGATTATATGCAGGAGATAAAGCTGAATTTATAAACATGGGCTTTTCGCCTGATGGAAAATATTTTTTATTCGGCCAATATGGTTTTGCTGCAGAAAAATCACAGAGCTATGCCGATTTGTTTCTGGTTGATGTAAGAAATAATAAATTCGTACCTGCCGCAGTGTTTTCAGGCGAATATAAGGGAACTCTGGAACCGGGGCAATCTCCGGACGGTGCTCTTTTTTCACTGCTGGAAACTGCAATACCTGCCAGAAAAAAATACAATATTGATTATCTGAAAAAAGGTCGACCTCTATATATTCGAATCAGTGACACAGAGGAATCAATCGATGTCCTTGATTTCAGAGATTTCGAGACAGGATCACGCTTTTCCATGGAACTGATTCAAGATCTGAAGAGAAATGATGATGGCCTGGCCCTCGAATCATCCTTTTATATTGAAATGACATTTACCGGTTCGGGTGGTGTCACAGTTCCCTTTGTGATTGGGCATCCTGATTTTAAAAGGAAGGGAATTGGTGAATATCGAATTGAGCGAGTTTTAACAGATCCGACAAATCAGTCTGTTATCATCATTATTTCTAAAATTGATAATGAATTGAATGTCAGATATATGGTAGAGACTGTCAGAATCCGCTGATTTTTCTCTTTCAGTATTTGAAAACCACCTTGAACAGGTGGTTTTTTTATCTTTTGGGAAAAATTCAAAACCTTGCCGTATTGAGATATTCCCCGCTTTAGCTATAATAGTCAGACCAATAACAGTTCAATAATACTGTGTTCATATTCGAGGAGAATCTATGCGAATCAGCCAGCTTTTTTATCAAACACAAAAAGAAGTCCCCCGGGATGCTCAGATCCCGAGTCATCAGCTTATGATTCGGGCTGGACGTATTCAGCAGCTGGCTACGGGCATGTATAATTATCTGCCTCTGGCTCATAAGAGTATTCGAAAAATTGAAACTATCATCCGTGAGGAATTGGAGAAAAAGGGCTGTCAGGAAGTTCTACTTCCAGTCGTGCAGCCCGCAGAGCTGTGGGAAAAAAGTGGTCGATGGGGATATTACGGTCCTGAATTGCTTCGCTTCAAAGACAGAAAAAACGGTGATTTCTGTCTGGGACCTACCCATGAAGAAGTCATTACGGATATGGTCTCTAAGGTTCTCAAGTCTTATAAACAACTGCCCTGGAACCTCTTTCAGATACAGGGGAAATTTCGGGACGAGGTCCGTCCCCGTTTTGGTCTTATGAGAGGCCGGGAATTCATCATGAAGGACGGGTATAGCTTCGATACGGATGAAGAACGCTCTAAAGTAACATACTGGAAAATGTATGAAGCCTATACGGCCATATTCAAACGCTGCGGACTGACCTTCAGAGCCGTTGATGCTGCTACAGGAAATATTGGCGGAGACATGAGCCACGAGTTCCAGGTCCTGGCAAAAACTGGAGAAGACATGATCCTCAGCTGCGATCGCTGTGATTATGCCGCGAATGCGGAAAAAGCAGTGACTCCACGGTCCGCCGCCGAGGCAGTTTCAGAAGGGCAGGAAGTCCTGGAGGATGTCCATACTCCAGGCAGCAGAACCATTGAAGAGGTTTCGGAATTTCTGAAGCGGGATGGAGCTGATTTTATCAAGAGCATTGTCTATATGATTGATGAAGAAGCCGTGCTGGTTCTGATACGGGGAGATTTGGAAATCAATGAGTCCAAGCTCCAGACCCTCTGTAGCGCCAATGGTGTCGTTCTGGCGGATGATAGTGTTGTCCGTGAAGTAACTGGAGTCTCAACCGGATTTGCAGGGCCTGTGGGCCTTCAAAAAGAAGTAAAGATTGTCGCCGACTATTCTGTCACGGGTAGACTCAATATGGTCAGTGGTGCAAACCGCGATGATTACCATAAACTGAATGTGAATTACCTCCGGGATTTCAAAGCTGATATCCTGGGTGATTTGAGTTTCGCATCCGAAGGAGACCTCTGCCCCAAATGTGAGGGAAAGCTGGAAGAACACCGGGGTATTGAAGTCGGACAGGTTTTTTTCCTGGGAACAAAGTACAGTATACCCATGGAGTGCAGCTATCTGGACAAGGATGGGAAAAGTCAACCTGCCGTCATGGGCTGCTATGGTATTGGTGTCGGGAGGACAATGGCGGCTTCTATTGAGCAGAATCATGATGAAGACGGTATTATCTGGCCGGTTTCCATTGCTCCCTTTGAAGTGATTATTCTTCCCCTGCAGATGAATAAGGAAGAGGTTGTTGAGGCAGGAAATTCCCTCTATGAGAGTCTGAAATCCGCCGGAATTGATGTTGCTCTGGATGATCGTGATGAACGGGCGGGTTTTAAATTCAAGGATGCCGATCTAATCGGATACCCCCTTCAGATTGTGATAGGGGCCCGTTCTCTTGAAGCGGGAGAGGTGGAGATAAAGATCAGAAAAACAGGGGAAAAAAAGAATATTCCTC contains:
- a CDS encoding proline--tRNA ligase — its product is MRISQLFYQTQKEVPRDAQIPSHQLMIRAGRIQQLATGMYNYLPLAHKSIRKIETIIREELEKKGCQEVLLPVVQPAELWEKSGRWGYYGPELLRFKDRKNGDFCLGPTHEEVITDMVSKVLKSYKQLPWNLFQIQGKFRDEVRPRFGLMRGREFIMKDGYSFDTDEERSKVTYWKMYEAYTAIFKRCGLTFRAVDAATGNIGGDMSHEFQVLAKTGEDMILSCDRCDYAANAEKAVTPRSAAEAVSEGQEVLEDVHTPGSRTIEEVSEFLKRDGADFIKSIVYMIDEEAVLVLIRGDLEINESKLQTLCSANGVVLADDSVVREVTGVSTGFAGPVGLQKEVKIVADYSVTGRLNMVSGANRDDYHKLNVNYLRDFKADILGDLSFASEGDLCPKCEGKLEEHRGIEVGQVFFLGTKYSIPMECSYLDKDGKSQPAVMGCYGIGVGRTMAASIEQNHDEDGIIWPVSIAPFEVIILPLQMNKEEVVEAGNSLYESLKSAGIDVALDDRDERAGFKFKDADLIGYPLQIVIGARSLEAGEVEIKIRKTGEKKNIPLGDALSFALDFIREEKKI
- a CDS encoding DUF2259 domain-containing protein, whose product is MKKKLLTLSVLILLILTGLYAGDKAEFINMGFSPDGKYFLFGQYGFAAEKSQSYADLFLVDVRNNKFVPAAVFSGEYKGTLEPGQSPDGALFSLLETAIPARKKYNIDYLKKGRPLYIRISDTEESIDVLDFRDFETGSRFSMELIQDLKRNDDGLALESSFYIEMTFTGSGGVTVPFVIGHPDFKRKGIGEYRIERVLTDPTNQSVIIIISKIDNELNVRYMVETVRIR
- a CDS encoding phosphatidate cytidylyltransferase, with translation MVPIYRTVDTKRLFLDTIQREFVRKSIHLMIALVPTMAAWNYQFTVILLIVGILVYTYAEFLRGKGQSVPIISELTALASRDRDKGHFVLGPVTLGIGALSALLLYPHPAATIAIYALAFGDGFSSLAGKLFGGKKIPWTGGKTVAGSLTCFLSVLTAGLFLSDQLLPVLIIAIGATILEALPSKDLDNIIIPIGTGLIADFIAF
- a CDS encoding transglutaminase domain-containing protein, with translation MIRKGFLLLLLIFICQSLSAGEWLLADSGSSVFLPEGWGIYDQDEPGRIAFTNPENSIRFQVTLYPGNTYDSDMRMMEDHLSALNVLEEERSQFLYQGKSCSLADILFKSGEAQIRGWFLFIDRDDSDYYLTVITNPEDYQTSLPLILSCLDGFSADQAGRCEPGPVSALISSGQGTMQEDLLSFQGQNLTYLWNQGREEASRLLVEREASILSGYKEPELFDEAWKRYYQMIYRDSAPDLEDLSSRLKKKLHVLDNREKAETLLSWLQDFEYGSTDRFSDLLTPTECLLKERGDCDALALVYIMLLNHMDIPAVLMVSRKYSHALAAVAVEKEGAHFALNGQNYVVAEMTKKVDLGQISADMADLRHWVVVPFSGYEKGILPLDSSNN
- a CDS encoding FapA family protein, which produces MSFEFRGKLSVQVDEKRLSAKIHFIPDNSTETQNLESLQALLNKEGIVYGIDNKKLEETAEEFSDAMEPYLSDIVATGEPAQAGEGLTYDFSPFQYPENLQSVALKIRNMNKAPDIYQTISVKVTKDKRVRDKGLFKGGKERIIAVEEDEEKKIRVDISAEVLEIGYFEEGDVICRMSSSTGEAKNGKDIKGNVLIPPDVIEGDFWPGKYIRKEKSEILAGETGFVRKGKNWLDLLPFKINSWTVRLGENKIDCLIDIIAGHKAAPPPVLKDVKEAVRELGFSEESLVSDKKIIQFLLSGCRSEGAQSYSLTKDRDGSFDIEINSLSTEAQLHLYKGTGHGKALDMKQAWTRVLELKIANFEAERVKKAILDFNSSESKEISIFLASGQYPRRGDDREISIEAEYLPPEEAEDIKNRIKDLRLLAPSFKDFPAEKIEKMSRVKKGMKLFQLGKHKGGKDGKDIYGHIIKGIEGNDPILNIYENIIIQDEVATSKIDGILDYACENMVYSLRVREHDDAKIVVSLSDNSMTAYVSFLSPQGSGHYVTTERIRSALEEKGIVKGILEEEIQKISVLAEEGKIVTDHPVAEGKIPYQGEQALKFLVDLEPGTKNSVSIDEGDIIAELQQQGDGETTGFNVLGERLYNENDKGIEQGNNVLQEEQDGKIILKAGAKGLLCIENNSLFIKEKLSIRGDVSRSSGSVQFPGSITISGSVLSGIFVKAGKDLTVLEVLEASLLSAGGSILIGQGVKGDRKAVLRAGGNITLGFAEATNIMVSGVLTVKKALMNCIVKCNGQIKSDSGNTRIIGGFLKVKSGISIGSIGSERETKTFISFGQDYLVEDQINVVTKEIEQINQQLPEIESHLRMAEEKRNHKKLMALRKKKVQMLKVLEKKGIKNFFLKEKFEVHFDSIIKVSDTIFPGVIFESHGRIYEVKEKLRSIMIYFEKTTGKISSKLLS
- the lgt gene encoding prolipoprotein diacylglyceryl transferase; translated protein: MLYIYFPEWLKPEIIPGLPVRWYGLMYLLAFGVTYLIFKRQIKEESLDISDDDVSNLFFAGILGLILGARLMSALVYDTSGIYWSKPWLIFWPFMSGRFVGLQGMSYHGGLIGALVGAMIFCRRHKWYFPALADRIILGVPLGYTFGRLGNFINGELFGRVTTSRVGIVFPYAERFSPAEDWVKEMARVIGMDISGMSAVNLPRHPSQLYEAFGEGILLWFLLWFVIRKSKKFEGALTGWYLIGYGVVRFIIEYFREPDAGLDFPLLWGNPGPNYVFSSFFNFTTGQIFCFAMILSGLFCLVLFRWKSRKRVGSGLFL